The sequence ACCTTTTCATCAGGCGTAGTCATTAAATATTCAGAACTAAATAGATACAGGGGTTGACCGTCATTGAAGAGACAGCATATCCTAAAGCCTTTATCTACAAGGACTTCTGTTAATCCAACTATGAAATTATTAGCATAATCTATTTCAAATGCCCAATTTGCCATTCAATTGAATTAATTATTATTATCTCAAATGTAACCTTATAAAAACAAAAATGCTATCACAAATTTATATTGATTCCATCACTATTTTGAACCAGGCAGAAGGTAGTGTTGTGCATGAGCCCACCCCTCCATCCATTCTCATTAAATTGAAGCAAGGTTTTACCAGTCAATCTGGCCAATAACTCTCTACCAATTTGACAATTTTTATAAGAAAATTGTATCTTCCCCCTATGCTAGCTGTACACTGGACACCCGTAAAAAACACAGGTAGAATTCTAAAAAATAGAATCACAAAATCTTCCAACGGGCTTTATTGTTTCTCACTTACCGGTCACAAATCCCCTGTCAGGTGGTGGATTCATTTCTTCAATCAATGCGATGTAAGACAAAGACAACAATACAATGGTATTGTCTTCCGGCTTCAACAGCAGGATATACCTGCCTACTTTTGGCAAGGTGATTCCATAAGGAAATGATTTTCAGCGGGTACTTAAACAAAAGTAATTGAATAGTGAGAAACGTGTACGTAGTGATAATTGGGACAATGCATTGTAGATGATATACCCAAAATAACATCCCTAATAACCGTAAAATGAAATATTGAATGAAGGATATCAGATCAGATGTTTTACAACTCATTGCCCTTTTAGAGAGCAGGCCATCCATGGTAATGGGCGTATCACCAAATTTTCAAACAATGGCAATGTATATTGAGGGGTATTTGTCGGGTATTAATCTGGCCTCTAATCCCAACATATTTCCAGGTATTGATCCATGGTTTCAGGAAAAGAATAATGTTAATAAAAGCCGTTCCTGGCTCTGGCATATCCAGAAGCAAAATAAAGGTAAGTCTGATGAGGAGCTGAGAAAAATCCTTCTTCAGACCTTTAGAGAATACGCTGAAGAAAAACTATAGATAGCCGTGCAAAAAAAATCATCCCTGCTGCCTCAGCAATAATACCAAAACAAAAAAAGCTCAATCAAGAATAATACTTATTCATTTAATGATCGCCATCAAAAACATCCTTTAAATACGGTTGTTGCTATTGTCTAAAGAGAAACAATGCCTCCGTTACCAGGTATTTTTACCTGTTTTTTAAATACAGTAAATCCTCTCATAACGCTACCACTTTTACTACATAATTTCATTAACCAGATTCTGCTGGTCCTGACATAAATTAACAGTAAGGAGAATAAACAACAACCCTTAACTATTACTGATATGAGTGGGAAGGTTGCATACAAAGAGCAATTTGGATTGGTAGCTGGAAAAAATAAGCTGGCTGAAAAACTTGTACTGAAACGCTGGCGTTTTTTATAGGATTTGTGAGGAAGCTGTCTCTAAATAAATGGAGGCGGCTTCTTTATTTATGCAATACCAGCTTCATCCAATCTCTCCGCAAAGGCCATTATACTACTCTTTGATACTACAATATACCCTTTATCACTTTTTATACTACCTTGCCTATACTTTTATTTTTTAATTATCTATGGCGCTCATTAATTTCAAACTCAGACATCCGGACAACATCTTTCCATGGGGCGATGCTCCAGATACAAGCATGCATTGGTTTGGACTCACGGATGGTGAATATTGGCTTGATTTAAATAAAGCCACTCTTTACGAATATACAAATGAAGTATTGGCAGGCGATGTGAATGCCTCTCACTATGTAGAGTACCAAATAGTTCGATTGATCGAAGATTGGACAAGCATATTTGAATCTATTGCTGAACCTATTCCTGATGCCTTTTATGCGATTGCCAGGAATAATAATCATTTATACAGGTTTTATGGCGCAGTCCAAAAATGGTTAGATAAATTGTCGGAAGACCCTTCAATTGATATAGATACCTATTACGATCGCTATGATAAGACGATCGAATGGATATACAGCAGAACACTTACCGCTATGCACTTAACAAGCGGACCGGGTATTAGTTTTTTCAGAAACAGGAATAATATTTCCATTGTCTGGAAAGCAGACCATCAAACAGAGAATAATATTCCTGTATGGACCGCTCAAAACGGAGAAGTTGAATTGGAATACGAAGTTTTCGTCAGTGAGATAGAAGATTTTGGCAATCGCTTCTTTCAGGCAATGGATACGCAGGTTCAGATAGCAGTAGAAAAAGATTGGGGCACTACACATATTAATAAAGAGCGGTTAATACAAGAACAGCAGGAAAGAAAGGATGAATTTCAAAAGAAGTTGGCTGTGTTAAAAAGCGAGCCTACTAAACACACAGATTGGGATTTAATAAATTCTCTGATAACGAAAATGTTTAGTTAAAGAAGCTATTTACGAGAATAGAATAACAAACAGTTATCAAATAATTGATTACATGTTGATCTTAATCCCCTGTAGGGATAAAAATGCAATCTAAAAACACGGTATCTGCAGCCATATCCGGGTTCTTATGTGCACGATCATGAACGGGCATGCACGTGCATAAAGCTTGTAGTCGGGATGGAGAGCGTATTATTCATCCAGGTAATTCGTGATAATTTTACTAATGGTATCTGCTTTATTAACAACCATGAGATGCCCTCCACCCTTAATGCGATAGTCAGGATGCACAAGCCTGCCGGTTATTACTCTATCGGCAGTACCGTGTATTTGAATAGTTCTCTCCGGGGGTACTTTATTATCCCAATAAGCAATGCTTTTCAGTGCCCAACGAAAAAAAGACACATCTGTTTGCGCCAATAAATTCGTTAATGTCTTTTTATCATTTGGGGACTGGGCACCAAAATACCGATAGGAGAGAAAATTAGCACGTTTTATTAATGGACCGGGAATGATTCGATATAATCCCAATTTCATGAAAAAGTACTGAAACCTGTTCAATTCATACTTTGTTTTGACTGAAGAGATCAACACCATTTTATCAATCTTTATCTGTTTTGAAACTTCCACAGCAACGATGCCTCCAAAAGAAAGTCCGATAAGATCCGGATTTTCAACGGTGATCTGGCTCTTTATCCTACCTGCATATTGCCTGATTGATTCAGTGGGCAACGCAGGAATCCAGTTTATGTAGACGATGTGATATCCTGGAAGTTTCAGGTTCATAAATATACTAGAGTCTGCTCCTATACCACTAAACAGGTAAACAGTTTTTTGTTCGCTTTTTGCTGTATCCTCCGGAGGTTGAGCCCCAGCCAGGAGGCTGCTGAACATACATAAAATCCAAAAAATCACTTTCACACTTTGCGTCATAGACTTCTTCACTTCTTGCTTAATAGCCATTTTTTAACATAATAGTTTGCGATAACAGGAGAACCCGCTGAAAAGTATTTCCTATGGCAAGTATAATACCATTTCTCAGATAGACCCCATTCCAGGAGCGATCAAACCAGTTAAAATTTATTTTATCGCAAACAGGCCCACTCTTAGACGCCCATATCAGGATTGGAACCTATACAACCATAGATCAACACTTAGCCGCCCCCGGTGATGAACATTCATCAATAGACTAACTTTTATGTTAGCAAGCCTTTCATCTACAACGCAATTTAGTAAACGTTTCAAAAGTCGAATAATGCAAACTATATTTTATTATCCCTGACGAAATACCCATATTTAAAAAGTTCGTCAAAAATTCCTTTAAAATAATATTTCAGCAGATCCTTCCTGTTGAGAGAAGTATTGGTAAAAAGAATCACCGCTACTTCCCGGGAAAGATCTGATAGCATTTCTGTCTTCACACCCGGATCTGTTCCACCATAACCTATCTTCGTGCCCCCATCTTTCGTAGTCCAGAATAGGCCCTCATTCTTGGTCAGTGGATTAATATTTTCAGGTTTATTGATGGCTGTAAACTGCAATTTTTGCATCCGCTCTATAGTTGACTGCTTAAGCATGTGATGACCGTTATATACGCCACCATTTAATAGTGCAATAAAATATTGTGACAATTCGGATACTGAGGTGCGCACCCCACCATCTGGATAAGTAGGAAGTCCGTAAAATGGAATCACTTTTAAAGAGTCGCCTTGTTTGTCATAATGCGTGGAATATTTTGACAGATCAATTTCTGTTTGAAACCACCCGGTATTCATCATCCCTAATGGTTTAAAAATATGATTCTTACTATATTCATTTAATGGTTCTCCCGTTACCTGTTCTACAATATACCCCGCCAATGCAGTAGCAATATTTGAATATTCCCAATAGGTGCCCGGTCTTTGGTTTAAAAAATTCCCGCTGGAATAATATTTACCTTTCGGATCAAAATAGTTTTTTAAGAAATCGCCCAGGGACTCAGGACTATCTCCTCCATAATGATAGGCATTGCTGTAGATGGGCTCCCTATCAGTAATGCCGGAGGTATGTGTTCCCAGGTGTCTCAGTGTGATCTTTTCATCAGGAAAATTGGGGTTGATGACCTTGAAAGGTAAATAGGTGTTGATATCCTCATCAAGGGATAATTTACCTTCTTCCTGCGCTTTCATTACACATACACCGGTAAACGTTTTCGAGATAGATGCGATGTTCATGATTGTATTTGGCGTAAAGGGGATTTTCTTCTCCTGGTCAGCATATCCGTAGCCTTTCATCCAAACCACTTGCTTATTCACGATTACAGCAGCACCAACGCCCACCATGCCAGACTGATCCATGTTGCTAATAATGATGCTATCCAGTTCTCTTGCTTTTACATTTTGCTGTCCTGCAGCCTGCTGCGTGAACAGCGCTGGAATATAAAAAAGAACTAATGCAATCAATGTTTTCCCTGTGTTCATTTTTTGTTTTTTTGTCTATTATATTTATCCCGCTCAAATGATACATTTCTCAATTGCAGTGGTATTGGTTATTTAAGATAAATATCTAACCAATACAGAAATGATAGCATAGATGTAGGAATGTTATGAGATGACAAACAGACATTTTCGGATGTTATTCAGTTTATATATGCAT is a genomic window of Chitinophaga sp. LS1 containing:
- a CDS encoding DUF5984 family protein, with the protein product MALINFKLRHPDNIFPWGDAPDTSMHWFGLTDGEYWLDLNKATLYEYTNEVLAGDVNASHYVEYQIVRLIEDWTSIFESIAEPIPDAFYAIARNNNHLYRFYGAVQKWLDKLSEDPSIDIDTYYDRYDKTIEWIYSRTLTAMHLTSGPGISFFRNRNNISIVWKADHQTENNIPVWTAQNGEVELEYEVFVSEIEDFGNRFFQAMDTQVQIAVEKDWGTTHINKERLIQEQQERKDEFQKKLAVLKSEPTKHTDWDLINSLITKMFS
- a CDS encoding alpha/beta hydrolase, which codes for MAIKQEVKKSMTQSVKVIFWILCMFSSLLAGAQPPEDTAKSEQKTVYLFSGIGADSSIFMNLKLPGYHIVYINWIPALPTESIRQYAGRIKSQITVENPDLIGLSFGGIVAVEVSKQIKIDKMVLISSVKTKYELNRFQYFFMKLGLYRIIPGPLIKRANFLSYRYFGAQSPNDKKTLTNLLAQTDVSFFRWALKSIAYWDNKVPPERTIQIHGTADRVITGRLVHPDYRIKGGGHLMVVNKADTISKIITNYLDE
- a CDS encoding serine hydrolase domain-containing protein → MNTGKTLIALVLFYIPALFTQQAAGQQNVKARELDSIIISNMDQSGMVGVGAAVIVNKQVVWMKGYGYADQEKKIPFTPNTIMNIASISKTFTGVCVMKAQEEGKLSLDEDINTYLPFKVINPNFPDEKITLRHLGTHTSGITDREPIYSNAYHYGGDSPESLGDFLKNYFDPKGKYYSSGNFLNQRPGTYWEYSNIATALAGYIVEQVTGEPLNEYSKNHIFKPLGMMNTGWFQTEIDLSKYSTHYDKQGDSLKVIPFYGLPTYPDGGVRTSVSELSQYFIALLNGGVYNGHHMLKQSTIERMQKLQFTAINKPENINPLTKNEGLFWTTKDGGTKIGYGGTDPGVKTEMLSDLSREVAVILFTNTSLNRKDLLKYYFKGIFDELFKYGYFVRDNKI